The following proteins are co-located in the Hemiscyllium ocellatum isolate sHemOce1 chromosome 34, sHemOce1.pat.X.cur, whole genome shotgun sequence genome:
- the LOC132832300 gene encoding leucine-rich repeat-containing protein 14B-like, translated as MKTLRFISAQALVSDAQVAQRSIVHVTQNLYPLLFKASYLQEQATVLHDLVENWPLAEFNISKLLGKTADCEKDLCNRTCQICLQACLTGLKDYILNSSATYAKRLKVVDLTGLNDIEFQACDCGNALGRWGRTELMARTCFDLLVEIQARELEDLVADISVEVFMSMFVTQRSYEVVVDALLLRGQCPLKIRCVEFRADSLALRKLFYIIKLVKSETLQKLELVHNIRMEMEHFDFLLSEVPLPLLRSLTLPARTFDVRRMTQGDESLLVKIGERLSELKFLAELNLAFSTLTGRIRKILSPLKTPLHSLNVSSCCLNHADMAYLANSLHAEYLEVLDLSGHSVADLFPSTFFKLLGRASRTLRSLTLEECNISDEHINLLLLALEPCKKLTHFSFLGNPLTSRSLRRLFQLFTELPLLCKVEFPVPKDCYPPTFTYPLTDENLVKYDRERFAEINQELMIILSQANRYDIVASTPLFGSFDSNIQETCNELSVVLLQSFTDAISNLLTALKQVD; from the exons ATGAAGACTTTACGATTCATTAGTGCCCAGGCCTTGGTATCAGATGCCCAGGTTGCTCAGAGAAGCATTGTTCATGTAACACAAAACTTGTACCCTCTGCTCTTCAAAGCGAGCTATTTACAGGAGCAGGCCACAGTACTCCATGACTTGGTGGAAAACTGGCCATTGGCAGAATTCAATATCTCAAAACTCTTGGGGAAGACAGCGGACTGCGAGAAGGATCTCTGCAACAGGACATGTCAAATTTGTCTACAAGCATGTTTAACAGGGCTGAAAGACTACATTCTGAATAGTTCAGCCACTTATGCGAAGAGACTCAAAGTGGTCGACCTAACGGGACTCAATGATATTGAATTTCAGGCTTGTGATTGTGGAAACGCtctggggaggtgggggagaactGAATTGATGGCAAGGACCTGTTTTGATTTGCTTGTGGAGATACAAGCCCGTGAACTGGAAGATTTGGTAGCTGACATCTCAGTTGAGGTCTTCATGAGCATGTTTGTGACACAGCGGAGCTATGAAGTAGTGGTGGATGCTTTGTTGCTGCGGGGGCAGTGCCCACTGAAGATCAGATGTGTTGAATTCAGAGCTGACAGCCTGGCGTTGAGGAAATTGTTTTATATTATCAAGCTGGTTAAGTCTGAGACTCTGCAGAAATTAGAGTTGGTCCACAACATTCGTATGGAAATGGAGCATTTTGACTTCCTCTTGAGTGAAGTGCCACTCCCATTGCTTAGGTCACTGACACTCCCAGCAAGGACCTTTGACGTACGCAGAATGACACAAGGAGATGAATCTCTGCTTGTGAAAATTGGAGAGAGGTTAAGTGAACTGAAATTTCTTGCAGAACTGAACTTGGCTTTTTCCACTCTCACTGGTCGAATACGTAAAATACTCAG CCCTTTGAAAACTCCTCTGCACTCCTTAAATGTGTCCAGTTGCTGCCTGAATCATGCGGATATGGCCTACCTGGCCAACAGCCTGCATGCTGAATACCTGGAAGTGCTGGATCTGAGTGGGCACAGTGTCGCTGACCTATTCCCATCAACTTTCTTCAAGCTACTTGGTCGTGCATCCCGCACTCTGAGGAGCCTGACTCTAGAGGAATGCAACATCAGCGATGAGCATATCAACTTGTTACTGTTAGCCTTAGAGCCCTGCAAAAAGTTGACACATTTCAGCTTCCTGGGGAATCCACTCACTTCGAGATCCCTTCGCCGCCTCTTCCAACTGTTTACTGAGCTGCCCTTGCTTTGTAAAGTTGAATTTCCGGTTCCAAAGGACTGTTACCCACCAACTTTCACTTACCCACTGACTGATGAGAATCTGGTGAAATATGATAGGGAACGGTTTGCAGAGATAAACCAAGAATTAATGATAATATTGTCCCAGGCCAATCGATATGATATTGTTGCATCAACTCCACTTTTTGGTAGTTTTGATTCCAACATTCAAGAGACGTGTAATGAACTTAGTGTTGTATTGCTTCAGTCATTCACAGATGCTATTTCCAATCTTTTAACTGCTTTGAAACAAGTGGATTAG